A stretch of Microbacterium sp. LWH3-1.2 DNA encodes these proteins:
- a CDS encoding ABC transporter substrate-binding protein, with protein MSLHHSTRGRMGIAIGAFGASALLLAGCAGGGGGNDDDGGASGEPIIVGTTDKVTTLDPAGSYDNGSLAVQTQVFPYLLNTDYNSTEVVPDLAESAEFTSPTEYTVTLPEGLKWANGNDLTSSDVKFSFDRNIKIADPNGASSLLYNLDSVETPDDTTVVFHLKTANDQVFPYILTSFPGAIVDDEVFSADAVTPDQDIVDANAFGGPYAITSWDFNKTVEFSPNENYQGLLDAPVNSAVILSYFAESSNLKLAVQEGDIDVAYRALSSTDVEDLSKNEDVQIVNGPGGEIRYIVFNFNTQPYGATTPEADAAKALAVRQAVADLVDREALSSQVYKGTYTPLYSFVPEGFTGAIEPLKEMYGDGAGGPDAEKAKATLEAAGVETPVALSLQYSPDHYGPSSGDEYALVKSQLEESGLFSVDLKSTEWVQYSKDRTSDVYPAYQLGWYPDYSDADNYLTPFFLTKNFLGNHFSDQQTEDLILQQAVETDPAKRTQEIEDIQTRVAELLSTVPLLQGAQVAVAGTGVEGVTLDASFKFRFAPLTK; from the coding sequence ATGTCACTGCACCACAGCACGCGGGGCCGCATGGGCATCGCGATCGGCGCCTTCGGCGCCTCGGCTCTTCTCCTCGCCGGCTGCGCCGGCGGTGGCGGCGGAAACGACGACGACGGCGGCGCCTCGGGCGAGCCCATCATCGTCGGCACCACCGACAAGGTCACCACGCTCGACCCGGCGGGCTCGTACGACAACGGCTCGCTGGCGGTGCAGACCCAGGTCTTCCCGTACCTCCTCAACACCGACTACAACAGCACCGAGGTCGTGCCCGACCTCGCCGAGTCGGCCGAGTTCACGTCGCCGACCGAGTACACGGTGACCCTGCCCGAGGGTCTCAAGTGGGCGAACGGCAACGACCTGACGTCCTCCGACGTCAAGTTCTCGTTCGACCGCAACATCAAGATCGCCGACCCGAACGGCGCGTCGAGCCTGCTCTACAACCTCGACAGCGTCGAGACGCCGGACGACACCACGGTCGTGTTCCACCTCAAGACCGCGAACGACCAGGTCTTCCCGTACATCCTCACGAGCTTCCCGGGCGCCATCGTCGACGACGAGGTGTTCTCCGCCGACGCAGTCACGCCCGACCAGGACATCGTCGACGCCAACGCCTTCGGCGGCCCGTACGCGATCACGTCGTGGGACTTCAACAAGACCGTCGAGTTCTCTCCGAACGAGAACTACCAGGGCCTCCTCGATGCGCCGGTCAACAGTGCCGTGATCCTCAGCTACTTCGCCGAGTCGTCGAACCTGAAGCTCGCCGTGCAGGAAGGCGACATCGACGTGGCGTACCGCGCACTGTCGTCGACCGACGTCGAGGACCTCAGCAAGAACGAGGACGTCCAGATCGTCAACGGCCCGGGCGGCGAGATCCGCTACATCGTGTTCAACTTCAACACGCAGCCGTACGGTGCGACGACCCCCGAGGCCGACGCGGCCAAGGCCCTCGCCGTACGCCAGGCCGTGGCCGACCTCGTCGACCGCGAGGCGCTGTCGTCGCAGGTCTACAAGGGCACGTACACGCCGCTCTACTCGTTCGTCCCCGAGGGTTTCACCGGCGCCATCGAGCCTCTCAAGGAGATGTACGGCGACGGCGCCGGCGGCCCCGATGCCGAGAAGGCGAAGGCCACCCTCGAGGCCGCGGGCGTCGAGACGCCCGTCGCCCTCAGCCTGCAGTACAGCCCCGACCACTACGGCCCGTCGTCGGGTGACGAGTACGCCCTGGTGAAGTCGCAGCTCGAGGAGAGCGGCCTGTTCTCCGTCGACCTCAAGTCGACCGAGTGGGTGCAGTACTCGAAGGACCGCACGTCGGACGTCTACCCCGCCTACCAGCTGGGCTGGTACCCGGACTACTCCGACGCCGACAACTACCTCACCCCGTTCTTCCTGACGAAGAACTTCCTGGGCAACCACTTCAGCGACCAGCAGACCGAGGACCTCATCCTCCAGCAGGCCGTCGAGACCGATCCGGCGAAGCGCACGCAGGAGATCGAGGACATCCAGACGCGCGTGGCCGAGCTGCTCTCGACCGTGCCGCTCCTGCAGGGTGCACAGGTGGCCGTGGCCGGAACCGGTGTGGAGGGCGTCACGCTCGACGCATCGTTCAAGTTCCGCTTCGCGCCGCTCACGAAGTAA
- a CDS encoding aldehyde dehydrogenase family protein, whose protein sequence is MTIVEEGVSSVYAAPGQRGSIADYRPRYGHYIGGEFVEPIKGQYFENITPVTGKPFTEVGRGTVEDVDRAVDVAWKAFESWKRTTPAERAVILNKIADRIEQNLERIAVAETWENGKPVRETLAADIPLAVDHFRYFAGVLRGQEGSLSQLDEDTVAYHFHEPLGVVGQIIPWNFPILMATWKLAPALAAGNCVVLKPAEQTPASILFLFEIIGDLLPAGVVNIVNGFGIEAGAPLAQHKRIRKVAFTGETTTGRLIMQYASQNLIPVTLELGGKSANVFFEDVARSTDDAYYDKALEGFTLFALNQGEVCTCPSRALIQRSIYDGFLGDALGRVGKIVQGNPLDPATMIGAQASNDQLEKILSYIEIGKAGGARLLAGGERVDLGGELSGGYYVAPTVFEGTNDMRIFQEEIFGPVVSVTSFDDFDDAISIANDTLYGLGAGVWSRSGDTAYRAGRAIEAGRVWTNTYHQYPAHAAFGGYKQSGIGRENHLKMLDHYQQTKNLLVSYADGAMGFF, encoded by the coding sequence ATGACCATCGTCGAAGAGGGCGTCTCGAGCGTCTACGCCGCACCCGGGCAGCGAGGATCGATCGCCGACTACCGCCCCCGCTATGGCCACTACATCGGCGGCGAGTTCGTCGAGCCCATCAAGGGGCAGTACTTCGAGAACATCACGCCCGTCACCGGCAAACCCTTCACCGAGGTCGGCCGCGGCACCGTGGAAGACGTCGACCGGGCGGTGGATGTCGCGTGGAAGGCGTTCGAGTCGTGGAAGCGCACGACACCCGCCGAGCGGGCGGTGATCCTCAACAAGATCGCCGACCGCATCGAGCAGAATCTCGAACGGATCGCCGTCGCCGAGACGTGGGAGAACGGCAAGCCCGTCCGCGAGACGCTGGCTGCCGACATCCCGCTCGCCGTCGACCACTTCCGCTACTTCGCGGGCGTGCTGAGGGGCCAGGAGGGTTCGCTCAGCCAACTCGACGAGGACACGGTGGCGTACCACTTCCACGAGCCGCTGGGGGTGGTGGGGCAGATCATCCCGTGGAACTTCCCGATCCTCATGGCCACGTGGAAGCTCGCCCCGGCACTCGCCGCCGGCAACTGCGTGGTGCTGAAGCCCGCGGAGCAGACGCCGGCGTCGATCCTCTTCCTCTTCGAGATCATCGGCGACCTGCTGCCGGCCGGCGTGGTCAACATCGTCAACGGCTTCGGCATCGAGGCCGGCGCGCCGTTGGCGCAGCACAAGCGCATCCGGAAGGTCGCGTTCACCGGTGAGACGACGACCGGCCGCCTCATCATGCAGTACGCGTCGCAGAACCTCATCCCGGTGACGCTCGAGCTCGGGGGCAAGAGCGCCAACGTCTTCTTCGAGGATGTCGCGCGCTCCACCGACGACGCCTACTACGACAAGGCGCTCGAGGGCTTCACCCTCTTCGCCCTCAATCAAGGCGAGGTCTGCACGTGCCCCTCGCGCGCGCTCATCCAGCGCTCGATCTACGACGGGTTCCTCGGCGACGCCCTCGGCCGCGTCGGCAAGATCGTGCAGGGCAATCCGCTCGACCCGGCGACGATGATCGGGGCGCAGGCGTCCAACGACCAGCTCGAGAAGATCCTGTCATACATCGAGATCGGCAAGGCGGGCGGGGCGAGGCTGCTCGCGGGCGGTGAGCGCGTCGACCTCGGCGGCGAGCTGTCGGGCGGCTACTACGTGGCGCCGACCGTCTTCGAGGGCACGAACGACATGCGCATCTTCCAGGAGGAGATCTTCGGGCCGGTCGTCTCGGTCACGTCGTTCGACGACTTCGACGACGCCATCTCGATCGCGAACGACACGCTGTACGGGCTGGGCGCCGGCGTCTGGAGCCGCTCCGGGGACACCGCATACCGCGCCGGCCGTGCCATCGAAGCGGGTCGCGTCTGGACGAACACCTACCACCAGTACCCTGCGCACGCGGCGTTCGGCGGGTACAAGCAGTCCGGCATCGGTCGCGAGAACCACCTCAAGATGCTCGACCACTACCAGCAGACGAAGAACCTGCTGGTGTCGTACGCCGATGGAGCCATGGGCTTCTTCTAG
- a CDS encoding ABC transporter permease, whose product MTSDIAASVDQPPAMLARRRPATGGTLGRYLLVRFLLIFPTVLILVTLVFFLIRLTGDPITAALGGRLPADQLQERIHEAGYDRPILVQYLEYIGQVFTGNFGTTITDNQPVTEVLLTYGAATLELVCYALLIALIVGIPLGMVAAAKREKATDAGLRVSAILFYATPVFFSGLLAKLVFSVWLGWFPVSGRASVRTEIALNREGGTGIYLIDAIASGNPAYVQDVLLHAFLPSMVLGLLTASIFLRLVRTNVIGTHNMPYIDAARSRGVSEYRLVRRHAYKPALIPIVTVIGLQIALLLGGAVLTETTFEWQGIGFQLAEYLKARDFVAIQGIVAMIAILVAVTNFVVDVIAAFLDPRVRY is encoded by the coding sequence ATGACGAGCGACATCGCCGCATCCGTTGACCAGCCGCCCGCGATGCTGGCGCGCCGCAGACCCGCCACAGGCGGGACCCTGGGCCGCTACCTCCTGGTGCGGTTCCTTCTGATCTTCCCGACCGTTCTCATCCTGGTGACGCTGGTCTTCTTCCTCATCCGTCTCACCGGCGATCCGATCACCGCGGCCCTCGGCGGCCGCCTCCCCGCCGACCAGCTGCAGGAGCGCATCCATGAGGCCGGCTACGACCGGCCGATTCTCGTCCAGTACCTCGAGTACATCGGGCAGGTGTTCACCGGCAACTTCGGCACCACGATCACCGACAACCAACCCGTGACGGAGGTGCTCCTGACGTACGGTGCGGCGACGCTCGAGCTCGTCTGCTACGCCCTGCTCATCGCCCTCATCGTCGGCATTCCCCTCGGCATGGTCGCGGCCGCAAAGCGCGAGAAGGCGACGGATGCCGGACTCCGCGTCAGCGCGATCCTCTTCTATGCGACGCCCGTGTTCTTCTCCGGCCTGCTGGCCAAGCTCGTCTTCTCGGTGTGGCTGGGCTGGTTCCCGGTCAGCGGCCGGGCGAGCGTGCGGACCGAGATCGCGCTCAACCGCGAGGGCGGCACCGGCATCTACCTCATCGATGCGATCGCCTCGGGCAACCCGGCCTACGTTCAGGACGTGCTGCTGCACGCCTTCCTCCCGTCGATGGTGCTGGGCCTGTTGACCGCGAGCATCTTCCTGCGGCTGGTACGCACGAACGTCATCGGCACGCACAACATGCCCTACATCGACGCGGCCCGCTCCCGCGGCGTGAGCGAGTACCGTCTCGTGCGCCGGCACGCCTACAAGCCGGCGCTGATCCCGATCGTCACCGTGATCGGCCTGCAGATCGCGTTGCTGCTCGGCGGCGCGGTGCTGACCGAGACGACGTTCGAGTGGCAGGGCATCGGATTCCAGCTCGCCGAGTATCTGAAGGCCCGCGACTTCGTCGCGATCCAGGGCATCGTCGCGATGATCGCGATCCTCGTCGCGGTGACGAACTTCGTCGTCGACGTCATAGCCGCCTTCCTCGACCCGAGGGTGAGGTACTGA
- a CDS encoding CCA tRNA nucleotidyltransferase codes for MLNMAEGIARLGALAESPVVAALARAFADAGFDLAIVGGPVRDALLGRPTNDLDFTTNARPDDILRIVKPISSAQWDIGRAFGTIGARVLGEQVEITTYRADSYDGVTRKPTVDFGDTIEGDLVRRDFTVNAMALRVPGQTLVDPTGGVEDLVRGVLRTPADPTVSFGDDPLRMLRAARFVSQLGFAVDPDTEAAIQELRRTLEIVSPERIQAELVKLLATDDPVRGIRLLVETGLMAEFLPEIPALQLEVDEHHHHKDVYEHSLTVLRQAIELEKTRNPGAAPDVALRLASLLHDIGKPATRRLEPGGGVTFYHHDLKGARMARKRLQELRFDSATITTVIRLIELHLRFFGYSEGAWTDSAVRRYVRDADAELDRLHILTRADVTTRNVKKAARLARAYDDIERRIAELAAQEQLDAMRPELDGNRIQEVLGLKPGREVGEAYRFLLDLRLDEGMVGEEEAERRLREWWAARA; via the coding sequence ATGCTCAACATGGCCGAGGGCATCGCGCGCCTCGGCGCGCTCGCCGAGTCCCCCGTCGTCGCCGCGCTCGCCCGCGCGTTCGCCGACGCCGGCTTCGACCTCGCGATCGTGGGCGGTCCCGTCCGCGACGCCCTGCTCGGCCGGCCGACCAACGACCTCGACTTCACGACGAACGCGCGCCCCGACGACATCCTGCGGATCGTGAAGCCCATCTCGTCCGCGCAGTGGGACATCGGCCGCGCGTTCGGCACGATCGGCGCGCGCGTCCTCGGCGAGCAGGTCGAGATCACCACGTATCGGGCCGACAGCTACGACGGCGTCACGCGAAAGCCCACCGTCGACTTCGGCGACACCATCGAGGGTGACCTCGTGCGCCGCGACTTCACCGTGAACGCGATGGCGCTCCGGGTTCCCGGCCAGACGCTCGTCGACCCGACCGGGGGTGTCGAGGATCTCGTCCGCGGCGTGCTGCGCACCCCCGCCGACCCCACCGTGAGCTTCGGCGATGACCCGCTCCGGATGCTGCGGGCCGCCCGTTTCGTGTCGCAGCTCGGCTTCGCCGTCGACCCCGACACCGAGGCCGCGATCCAGGAGCTGCGCCGCACGCTCGAGATCGTGAGCCCCGAGCGCATCCAGGCCGAGCTCGTGAAGCTGCTCGCGACGGACGACCCGGTGCGCGGCATCCGTCTGCTGGTCGAGACGGGACTCATGGCCGAGTTCCTGCCTGAGATCCCCGCGCTGCAGCTCGAGGTCGACGAGCACCACCACCACAAGGACGTCTACGAGCACTCCCTCACGGTGCTGCGGCAGGCCATCGAGCTGGAGAAGACCCGCAACCCGGGTGCCGCACCCGACGTCGCGCTCCGGCTCGCGTCCCTGCTGCACGACATCGGCAAGCCCGCGACCCGCCGGCTGGAGCCGGGCGGGGGCGTGACGTTCTACCACCACGACCTCAAGGGCGCGCGGATGGCCCGCAAGCGCCTGCAGGAGCTGCGCTTCGACTCCGCGACGATCACCACCGTGATCCGGCTCATCGAGCTGCACCTGCGCTTCTTCGGGTACTCCGAGGGTGCATGGACCGACTCGGCGGTGCGCCGCTACGTGCGCGATGCCGATGCCGAGCTCGACCGCCTGCACATCCTGACTCGCGCAGACGTGACGACCCGCAACGTCAAGAAGGCCGCGCGTCTCGCCCGCGCCTACGACGACATCGAGCGCCGCATCGCCGAGCTCGCCGCGCAGGAGCAGCTCGACGCGATGCGCCCCGAGCTCGACGGCAACCGCATCCAGGAGGTGCTGGGCCTCAAGCCCGGCCGCGAGGTGGGCGAGGCGTACCGGTTCCTCCTCGACCTGCGCCTCGACGAGGGCATGGTCGGCGAAGAGGAGGCCGAGCGCCGCCTGCGGGAGTGGTGGGCCGCGCGCGCGTGA
- a CDS encoding ABC transporter ATP-binding protein — protein sequence MASAAPASDDLAVDIRDLTVTFASDGGDVHAVRGVTLDVRRGEVLAIVGESGSGKTVTARTILGLLPETAVMNGVVVLDGTEIVGLDKKELREVRGSKAAMIFQEPSTALNPVYTVGWQLAEGLRAHGSYSKAEARAKAIEMLGRVGIPDPEHRVDDYPHQFSGGQKQRIVIAMALALEPTVIIADEPTTALDVTVQAEILDLLRELRDQDGTAIALITHNMGVVADLADRVAVMFNGEIVETATARDLFAAPQHEYTKKLLAAVPRLEIVDRQLPVSATPVEPVVEAKELVIEYGGRFGRAPFRAVDRVSFSIAPGEVLGLVGESGSGKTTIGRAIAGLTPVAGGSLRVLGTEMLGVREREFRRRRSELGFVFQDPATSFNPLLTIARNVAEPLIVHGAAKGAAQVQAKVDELLEAVQLPKSYGERYPHELSGGQRQRASLARALALNPKLLIADEPTSALDVSVQARVLELFGELQSQFGFATLFITHDLAVVDLLAHKVVVLHHGTIAEAGPTAQVLGDPQDAYTRRLIASLPVPDPEEQAARRAVWQATRDQ from the coding sequence ATGGCCTCGGCAGCCCCCGCATCCGACGACCTCGCGGTCGACATCCGCGATCTGACCGTCACCTTCGCCAGCGACGGCGGCGATGTGCATGCCGTGCGCGGCGTGACGCTCGACGTCCGCCGCGGCGAGGTGCTCGCGATCGTCGGCGAGTCCGGCAGCGGCAAGACGGTCACCGCCCGCACGATCCTCGGACTCCTGCCCGAGACGGCGGTCATGAACGGTGTCGTCGTGCTCGACGGCACCGAGATCGTCGGCCTCGACAAGAAGGAGCTCCGGGAGGTGCGCGGCTCGAAGGCCGCGATGATCTTCCAGGAGCCCTCGACCGCGCTCAACCCCGTGTACACGGTCGGCTGGCAGCTCGCCGAGGGCCTGCGGGCTCACGGCAGCTACAGCAAGGCCGAAGCCAGGGCGAAGGCGATCGAGATGCTCGGCCGTGTCGGCATCCCGGATCCTGAGCACCGCGTCGACGACTACCCGCACCAGTTCTCCGGCGGCCAGAAGCAGCGCATCGTCATCGCGATGGCCCTGGCGCTCGAGCCGACCGTCATCATCGCCGACGAGCCGACGACGGCGCTCGACGTGACGGTGCAGGCGGAGATCCTCGACCTGCTGCGGGAGCTCCGCGACCAGGACGGCACCGCGATCGCGCTCATCACCCACAACATGGGCGTGGTGGCCGATCTCGCCGACCGCGTCGCCGTGATGTTCAACGGTGAGATCGTCGAGACGGCCACCGCGCGCGACCTGTTCGCCGCGCCGCAGCACGAGTACACGAAGAAGCTCCTGGCTGCGGTGCCGCGCCTCGAGATCGTCGACCGGCAGCTTCCCGTGAGCGCGACGCCCGTCGAGCCCGTCGTCGAGGCGAAGGAGCTCGTCATCGAGTACGGCGGCCGGTTCGGTCGCGCCCCGTTCCGCGCCGTCGATCGTGTGAGCTTCTCGATCGCCCCGGGCGAGGTGCTCGGCCTCGTGGGTGAGAGCGGCTCGGGCAAGACGACGATCGGTCGCGCCATCGCCGGCCTGACGCCGGTGGCCGGCGGCTCGCTGCGGGTGCTCGGCACCGAGATGCTCGGGGTGAGGGAGCGGGAGTTCCGCCGCCGCCGCAGCGAGCTCGGGTTCGTGTTCCAGGACCCCGCGACGAGCTTCAACCCGCTCTTGACCATCGCCCGCAACGTCGCCGAGCCGCTCATCGTGCACGGCGCCGCGAAGGGCGCCGCCCAGGTGCAGGCGAAGGTCGACGAGCTGCTCGAGGCTGTGCAGCTGCCGAAGTCGTACGGCGAGCGGTACCCGCACGAGCTGTCGGGCGGCCAGCGCCAGCGGGCCTCGCTCGCCCGTGCCCTCGCGCTCAACCCGAAGCTGCTGATCGCTGACGAGCCGACGAGCGCGCTCGACGTGTCGGTGCAGGCGCGCGTGCTCGAGCTGTTCGGCGAGCTGCAGAGCCAGTTCGGGTTCGCGACGCTGTTCATCACGCACGACCTCGCGGTCGTCGACCTGCTCGCGCACAAGGTCGTGGTGCTGCACCACGGCACGATCGCCGAGGCCGGCCCGACGGCGCAGGTGCTGGGCGACCCGCAGGACGCGTATACGCGGCGCCTGATCGCCTCGCTCCCGGTGCCCGACCCCGAGGAGCAGGCCGCGCGCCGCGCCGTCTGGCAGGCCACCCGCGACCAGTGA
- a CDS encoding PadR family transcriptional regulator, with protein sequence MDTTQLLKGVLDAAVLAVVQHDDGYGYDIVRRLREAGLGDVGDASVYGTLRRLYAAGALSSYVVPSDGGPHRKYYAINPQGRELLRAQRADWSQFASAMSGLLDERPAATPLRKIGENR encoded by the coding sequence GTGGATACGACGCAGCTGCTCAAGGGGGTGCTCGACGCCGCCGTGCTGGCGGTCGTGCAGCACGACGACGGATACGGGTACGACATCGTGCGACGACTGCGGGAGGCGGGGCTGGGCGATGTCGGCGACGCCTCGGTCTACGGAACGCTCCGACGCCTTTACGCGGCGGGCGCACTGTCGAGCTACGTCGTTCCGTCCGACGGCGGCCCTCACCGCAAGTACTACGCGATCAACCCGCAGGGCCGCGAACTGCTCAGGGCCCAGCGCGCCGACTGGTCGCAGTTCGCCTCCGCGATGTCGGGACTGCTCGACGAACGCCCCGCCGCCACCCCGCTGCGAAAGATCGGAGAGAACCGGTGA
- a CDS encoding ABC transporter permease, which translates to MATRRFSDRIPVVHQLRQSVGLQRGMLIAGLVLTALFLIFAIFAPWIAPYGYNQLRDAQGNFGSTQPPSAEHWLGTTVGGYDVLSRTIWGAQTAILVVIVALLLAVFVGILLGLVSGYLGGWVDRTLVVIADAIYAFPTLLLAIVVAIAISGGQSGLWPGIMAAAISITVVFVPQYFRVVRAEVVRIKAEAFVESAKVIGAPTSRIMFVHVLRNATRTLPLIVTLNASEAIATLAALGFLGFGIEPSAAAEWGYDLQRSISDVAAGIWWTAIPPGVAIVLTILGMTLIGESLNDLADPRLRARRRATNQTPADAVAASQPASREFMGEVE; encoded by the coding sequence ATGGCCACGCGCCGCTTCTCCGATCGGATCCCGGTCGTCCACCAGCTCCGCCAGAGCGTCGGCCTCCAGCGCGGCATGCTCATCGCGGGTCTGGTGCTCACCGCCCTGTTCCTGATCTTCGCGATCTTCGCGCCGTGGATCGCGCCGTACGGCTACAACCAGCTCCGCGACGCGCAGGGCAACTTCGGCTCGACCCAGCCGCCGAGCGCCGAGCACTGGCTCGGCACCACGGTCGGCGGGTACGACGTGCTGTCTCGCACGATCTGGGGCGCCCAGACCGCGATCCTCGTGGTCATCGTCGCACTCCTGCTGGCGGTGTTCGTCGGCATCCTGCTCGGTCTCGTCTCGGGCTACCTCGGCGGCTGGGTCGACCGCACGCTCGTCGTGATCGCCGACGCGATCTACGCCTTCCCCACGCTGCTGCTGGCGATCGTCGTCGCGATCGCGATCAGCGGCGGTCAGTCCGGACTGTGGCCGGGCATCATGGCGGCCGCGATCTCGATCACCGTCGTGTTCGTGCCGCAGTACTTCCGCGTCGTGCGCGCCGAGGTGGTGCGTATCAAGGCGGAGGCGTTCGTCGAGTCGGCGAAGGTCATCGGCGCGCCGACGAGCCGGATCATGTTCGTGCACGTGCTGCGCAATGCGACCCGCACGCTGCCCCTCATCGTGACCCTCAACGCATCGGAGGCGATCGCGACCCTCGCCGCGCTCGGCTTCCTCGGCTTCGGCATCGAGCCGTCGGCCGCCGCGGAATGGGGCTACGACCTCCAGCGCTCCATCAGCGACGTCGCCGCGGGCATCTGGTGGACGGCGATCCCGCCGGGCGTCGCCATCGTGCTGACGATCCTCGGCATGACCCTCATCGGCGAGAGCCTCAACGACCTCGCCGACCCCCGTCTGCGCGCCCGCCGCCGGGCGACCAATCAGACGCCGGCCGACGCGGTCGCCGCGAGCCAGCCGGCATCGCGCGAGTTCATGGGAGAGGTGGAGTGA
- a CDS encoding DUF779 domain-containing protein: MAQTQIPSRVAVTDAAAALLRQLTAEHGTLMFHQSGGCCDGSAPMCYPVGMFQTGPSDVRLGELDVGLPDPIEVFISEAQFEYWKYTHLTIDVVPGRGAGFSVEGPTGSRFIIRSRMLDDRELVHFGLGTEVSERTSPT; this comes from the coding sequence ATGGCCCAGACCCAGATCCCCTCGCGCGTGGCCGTGACGGATGCCGCGGCCGCCCTGCTGCGGCAGCTCACGGCGGAGCACGGCACGCTCATGTTCCATCAGTCGGGTGGTTGCTGCGACGGCAGCGCACCCATGTGCTACCCGGTCGGGATGTTCCAGACCGGGCCATCGGATGTGCGACTCGGCGAACTCGACGTCGGCCTGCCCGACCCCATCGAGGTCTTCATCTCGGAGGCCCAGTTCGAGTACTGGAAGTACACGCACCTCACGATCGACGTGGTGCCCGGTCGGGGTGCGGGGTTCAGTGTGGAGGGTCCGACAGGCAGCCGGTTCATCATCCGCAGCCGCATGCTCGACGATCGGGAGCTCGTGCATTTCGGCCTCGGGACGGAGGTGTCAGAGCGCACTTCGCCCACCTGA
- a CDS encoding transcriptional regulator — translation MSSSWSQRREVSPETSRLLIERAHEELVAGNTADERLRDVRLLVRDSWRRSLDSLVGAEALPPLDLTAEELDAYRRAHPLSAVMDMVRGLLLPGEASESGVVVAVGDAAGRLLWVEGDRNVRHLTGDMGFVEGANWSEDAVGTAAPGTALALDRSVQIAGAEHFNRLVQPWSCSAAPVHDPETRRILGVIDVTGGVEAVTPQAQLLVDATARAIEGELLVARLRARAEPPRPARRAPARRVEPTRATLRVLGRDRAQLEVTGEGFETVSELGPRHAELLLMLAVHRQGLSAERLGDLVYGESAGDAASVTLRAEMVRLRKALTSAAPALVPESRPYRLGVEVETDAHQVLSLLDRGAHRVALAAYRGDVLPDSVAPGVEEFRGTVRVALREALMAEASVDVLLAFADTDAAADDAELLRLCLSMLPARSPRRAGLVARIERLEADV, via the coding sequence GTGTCATCATCCTGGTCGCAGCGGCGCGAGGTCTCGCCAGAGACCTCCCGCCTGCTCATCGAGCGCGCCCATGAGGAGCTCGTGGCCGGCAACACGGCCGACGAGCGCCTGCGTGACGTCCGCCTGCTGGTTCGCGACTCCTGGCGCCGCTCGCTCGACAGCCTCGTCGGCGCCGAGGCGCTCCCACCGCTCGACCTGACGGCCGAGGAGCTCGACGCGTACCGCCGTGCGCATCCGCTGTCCGCGGTCATGGACATGGTGCGCGGGCTGCTGCTTCCGGGCGAGGCGTCCGAGTCCGGCGTCGTCGTCGCCGTGGGCGACGCCGCCGGGCGTCTGCTGTGGGTCGAGGGCGACCGCAACGTGCGGCATCTCACCGGCGACATGGGCTTCGTCGAGGGCGCGAACTGGTCGGAGGACGCCGTCGGCACGGCGGCCCCGGGCACCGCGCTCGCCCTCGACCGATCGGTGCAGATCGCCGGTGCCGAGCACTTCAACCGGCTCGTGCAGCCGTGGTCGTGCAGCGCCGCGCCCGTGCACGACCCCGAGACGCGGCGCATCCTCGGCGTCATCGACGTGACCGGCGGTGTCGAGGCCGTCACACCTCAGGCGCAGCTGCTGGTGGATGCCACGGCCCGGGCGATCGAAGGCGAGCTGCTGGTCGCGCGGCTCCGGGCGCGCGCCGAGCCGCCGCGACCCGCGCGCCGCGCGCCCGCACGGCGCGTCGAGCCCACGCGCGCGACGCTGCGGGTGCTCGGCCGCGACCGCGCGCAGCTCGAGGTGACCGGCGAGGGCTTCGAGACGGTGTCCGAGCTCGGTCCGCGTCATGCCGAGCTGCTGCTCATGCTCGCCGTGCACCGGCAGGGGCTGTCGGCAGAGCGGCTCGGCGACCTCGTATACGGAGAGTCGGCCGGGGATGCGGCATCCGTCACCCTCCGTGCCGAGATGGTGCGCCTGCGCAAGGCGCTCACGTCGGCCGCCCCCGCGCTCGTGCCGGAGTCGCGGCCGTACCGACTCGGCGTCGAGGTCGAGACCGATGCGCACCAGGTGCTGTCGCTGCTCGACCGCGGCGCGCACCGCGTCGCCCTCGCGGCCTACCGCGGCGACGTGCTCCCCGACTCGGTTGCGCCCGGGGTGGAGGAGTTCCGCGGCACCGTGCGCGTCGCGCTTCGCGAAGCACTCATGGCCGAGGCATCCGTCGACGTCCTCCTCGCGTTCGCGGATACGGACGCCGCCGCCGACGATGCCGAGCTGCTCCGGCTGTGCCTGTCGATGCTGCCCGCGCGCTCGCCCCGCCGCGCCGGCCTCGTCGCCCGCATCGAGAGGCTCGAGGCGGACGTCTGA